The Haloarcula sp. CBA1127 genome includes a region encoding these proteins:
- a CDS encoding SWIM zinc finger family protein, whose translation MDSVGRARNADDLFLVNSGSGSEYLVDARTGSCECPWKQYNPNEECKHEKRVAFATGERPIPQWVDDEALDDQFGMHVDGEPRKAVADGGVMQVRFNDGGVTDPKGDPLAVTSEDAPRTKRAKQEDIDVSFLAKPGRYEIHSASGSRYEVDVLEETCSCPDTAERCKHRRRVEIEIEAKRVPRPDGKLPDA comes from the coding sequence ATGGACTCGGTTGGTCGGGCACGCAACGCCGACGATCTCTTCCTGGTCAACTCTGGCTCTGGCTCAGAGTACCTTGTCGACGCTCGAACAGGGAGTTGCGAATGCCCGTGGAAGCAGTACAATCCCAACGAGGAGTGCAAGCACGAGAAGCGAGTCGCCTTCGCGACCGGCGAGCGACCCATCCCACAATGGGTGGACGACGAAGCATTGGACGACCAGTTCGGTATGCACGTCGACGGCGAACCTCGAAAAGCGGTCGCTGACGGTGGGGTCATGCAGGTTCGGTTCAACGACGGCGGCGTCACAGACCCCAAAGGGGACCCCTTGGCCGTCACTTCTGAGGACGCGCCACGCACGAAGCGAGCAAAACAGGAAGATATCGACGTTTCCTTTCTCGCAAAGCCCGGTCGCTACGAGATCCATTCGGCGTCAGGGAGCCGGTACGAGGTTGACGTGCTTGAGGAGACATGCAGTTGTCCCGATACCGCCGAGCGATGCAAGCACCGTCGCCGGGTCGAGATCGAGATCGAAGCCAAGCGAGTCCCGCGCCCGGATGGGAAACTGCCCGACGCCTGA